GCCGGCCACACCATCGACGACTGCGATCTCTATGCCGAGGACTTCGACCCGCGGCTCACGCGCGCCGAGCGGCTCGGCTATCATGGCCAGCGTGAGCCGAACGATGCGGTCGCCGGCTACATCGAAAGGCTTCAGACAGCGGAAGCGTTGGTGCTGTCGTTTCCGGTCTGGAACTACGGCTATCCGGCGATCCTGAAAGGCTTCTTCGACCGCGTCTTCCTACCCGGCGTGTCGTTCAAGCTGGTCGACGGCAAGGTTCGGCCGACGCTGCACAACATCCGCAAGCTCGCGGCCGTCACGACCTATGGCGGCAGCCGTTTTCGCGCCATGCTGATGGGCGATCCGCCGCGCAAGATCGTGAAGCGCATGCTGCGTGCCACCATCAGGCCCGGCGCTCCCGTCTCCTATCTCGCGCATTACTCGATGAACCTTTCGACCGATCAGACCCGCAAAGCCTTCATGAGGAAGGTGGCCGCCAGCATGGACGCCTTCTGATGCGCGTGCTGGTGGTCTATTGCCATCCGGTTCCGGAGAGCTATTGCGAGGCGATCCGCGACACGGCGATAGAAGTGCTGACACGACGAGGCTGGGACGTGCGGCTCCTCGACCTCTATGCCGAGAATTTCAATCCGGTGATGAGCTGCGAGGAGCGACGCTCTTACAACGATCGTGCGCCTGAGGATCCGGCTCTCGAGCCGCATTTCGAGCACCTGCAATGGGCTGAGGCGATCCTCTTCATCTATCCGACCTGGTGGTATGGCCTGCCGGCCATGCTGAAGGGGTGGTTCGATCGCGTCTGGGCAACCGACATCGCCTTCAAGCTGCCGGTCGGCAAGGGACGGATCACGTCGCTGATGCGGCATGTGACCAAGGTCGGCGTGATCACCACTTGCGGCGCGCCGACCTGGTGGAGCGTCGTTGTCGGCCAGCCCGGCCGCAAGACGATCCTGCGTGGCATGCGCGCGCTCTGCGCCACGCGCTGCAAGACCTTCTTCCTGGCGCATTATCTGATGGATTCCTCGACGCCGAAGAGTCGGGCGGCTTTCCTCGGCAAGGTAAGGGCGAGGCTGGAGAGGTTTTGAGCGCCGCTTCTCCCTTCTCCCTTGTGGGAGAAGGTGGCCGCGTCGCGGCCGGATGAAGGGTGCTCCAGGGAAAGCCAGCGTCTCATTCCGCTGGAACACCCCTCATCCGTCTCGGCGCTGCGCGCCGATCCACCTTCTCCCACAAGGGGAGAAGGGGAAGGCTGCGCTACATCTTCACCCTTTCCGCTTTCGGATCGTACATCGGCTTCAGCGATGCTTCCGCGGCGAAACGCGCACCGGCGATTTCCACCTCGTAGGACGAACCCAGCATGTCCGCCTCGCTCTCGCCCTGGCACGGCACATAGCCGAGGCCGATCGCGCCGCCGAGATGGTGGCCGTAATTGCCGGAGGTGATCGGGCCGACGATCCTGCCGTCGCGCAGGATCGCTTCGTTGTGGAAGAGCAGGGGCTCAGGATCCTTCAGGCGGAACTGCACCAAGCGGCGGCTTAGCCCGGCTTCCTTCTTTCGCAGCACCGCGTCGCGGCCGATGAAATCGGGCTTGCTCGTCTTCACCGCAAAGCCGAGGCCGGCCTCCAGCACGTTGTCCTCGTCGGTGATGTCGTGACCGAAATGGCGGAAGGCCTTTTCGATGCGGCAGGAATCGAGCGTATGCAGGCCGCAAAGCTTCAGGCTGACATCGGCGCCGGCTTCAGTGATCGCTTCGAAGACGTGGGCAGCCTGGTCGCTCGAGACATAGAATTCCCAGCCGAGCTCGCCGACATAGGTGACGCGATGGGCGCGGGCGAGCCCCATGCCGACCTCGATCTCTTGAAAAGTGCCGAACGGATTGGCCTCGTTGGAGAAATCGTTGGGGCTGACCTTCTGGATCAGCTTTCGCGAGTCCGGACCCATCAGGCAGATGACGGCTTCGGCGGCGGTCACATCGGTGATGACGACGAACTCGGCGGCCACATGCCGCCTCAGCCAAGCAAGGTCGCGCTGAAGCGTGGCGCCCGGCACCACGAGGAAATAGGCCGTCTCCGACAGCCGTGTCACGGTAAGATCGCTCTCGATGCCGCCCTTGGCGTTGAGCATCTGCGTATAGACGATCCTACCGGGCGCGACGTCCATGTCGTTGGCGCAGAGCCGCTGCAGGAAAGAACAGGCGTCGCGGCCCTCGACACGGATCTTGCCGAAGGAGGTCATGTCGAACAGGCCGACGCCGTTGCGCACGGCGAGGTGCTCCTCGCGCTGGTTGTCAAACCAGTTCTGCCGCTTCCAGGAATAGCGGTATTCGCGCTCCTGTCCGTCGCGGGCAAACCAGTTGGCCCGCTCCCAGCCCGCCACCTCGCCGAAGACTGCGCCGCGTACCTTCAGATGCTCGTGCAGGGGCGAGCGACGCACGCCACGCGAGGTCGCCATCTGGCGGTAAGGGAAATGATCGGCATAGAGCAGGCCGAGCGTTTCGGAGACGCGCTTCTTGAGGTAGCGGCGGTTCTTCTGGAAGGGCTGAGCGCGGCGGATGTCGACCTCCCAGAGGTCGAAGGGCGCCTCGCCGTCGTTGATCCACTGCGCCAGCGCCATCCCGGCGCCGCCCGAGGAGACGATGCCGATCGAATTGTAGCCGGTCGCCATCCAGTAGCCGGAAAGCTCCGGCGCCTCGCCGAGATAGTAGCGGTCGTCGGGTGTGAAACTTTCGGGACCGTTGAAGAAGGTATGGATGCCGGCCGTGCCCAGCATCGGCATGCGGTTGACGCCCATTTCGAGGATCGGCTCGAAATGGTCCATGTCCTCGGGCAACTGGTCGAAGCAGAAATCCTCGCGAATGCCGTCCATGCCCCAGGGCTTCGCCACCGGTTCGAAGGCGCCGAGCATCATCTTGCCGGCGTCCTCCTTGTAGTAGGCGCACTCGTCCGGCACGCGCAGCACCGGCAGGCGAGAGAGACCCGGGATCGGCTCGGTGACGAGATAGAAATGCTCGCAGGCATGCAGCGGGATGGTGACGCCGTTCTGCCGTCCAAGCTCGCGCGCCCACATGCCGGCGCAGTTGACGACGATGTCGGTCTCGATCGTGCCCTGATCTTCGCCCTGCGCCCAGGAGACGCCGGAGACGCGGCCATTTTTGGTGTGGACCTTGGTGACTTTCATGTTCTCGATGATCGTGGCGCCGCGCTGGCGCGCGCCCTTGGCCAGCGCCATGGCGATGTTGGCCGGATCGCACTGGCCGTCGAGCGGCAGATGCACGGCGCCAACCACGTCGGAGACGTTGAGATGCGGATACATCTCCTTGACTTCGCTCGGCGAAATCTCGCGAACGTCGACATCGAAAGCGCGGGCGAGCGATGCCTGCCTATAAATTTCGTGCTTACGCTCCTGGGTGAGCGCCACCGTGGTCGAGCCGACCTGGCGCATGCCGGTGCCGACGCCGGTTTCGGCTTCGAGCTTGACGTAAAGATCGGCGGAATACTTCGCCAGCCGCGTCATGTTCTGCGAGGCGCGCAACTGGCCGATCAGGCCGGCCGCATGCCAGGTCGTGCCGCAGGTGAGCTGCTTGCGTTCGAGCAGCACGATGTCGGTCCAGCCGAGCTTGGCCAGATGATAGGCGACCGAGCAGCCCGAGACGCCGCCGCCGATGATGACGGCGCGGGCTTTGCTGGGAATGGTCTTGGTCATGCGGCCTCGCGGCGATAGTTGGAAGCGAAGCGGCGTACGCGAAGCGCTGCTTCCTGAAGGACAGGTTCGGGTTGGCAGAGGCTGATTCGGATGTGGCCGGCTGCGGCCTCGCCGAAGCTCGAGCCCGGCATGACGCCGACCTTTTCCTTGTCGAGCAGCGCCCAGGCGAATTTCTCATCGTCAGGCTCGACGGCCGAGATGTCGAGCATGACATACATGCCGCCTTCGGAGCCGTGCACGGTGAGTTCATTTGCGCCGTGTATGGCATTGAGGAAGACGGTGCGGCGTGCGGCGTAGCGCTCGGCGATTTCCTTCACGCCGTAGTGGTTCTCCAGCGCCTCGGCGCAGGCGATCGAGATGAACGCCGGCAGGCCGTAGGTCGTCACCAGGTTGAGGTCGGTTATCAGCGCTATCATCGCTTTCGGGCCGGTCAGCCAGCCCATGCGCCAGCCGGTCATGCCGTGGCTCTTCGACATCGAATTGATGACCAGCGTGCGCTCGGCCATGCCGGGCAGCGAGCGCGGCGAGATGTGCTCGCCGCCGCCAAGCGTCCAGTAGACCTCGTCGGACAGCAGCCAGAGATCGCGTTCCTTGCAGATTTCGGCCAGCTCTTCGAGCCGTTCGCGCGAATAGACCGCCCCGGTCGGGTTGTTCGGCGTGTTGATCAGGATGGCGCGCGTGTTGGGCCTGAGCGCCGCGCGGATCATGTCGGCGTGCGGCTGGAAACCGTCCTCGGCCGGCGTCTCGACCACGGTGAAGCCGGCGCCGGCGGCACTGAAGGTGTTGGGATAGGTGGCGTAGTAAGGCGCGACGACGATGGCGTGATCGCCGGCATCGAGCACGCCCTGCACGGCGGCGTAGAGCGCGCCCTGGCCGCCAGCCGTGGCGATGATCTCGTCCGGTTCCGTCGGGATGCCGGTGCAAGCGGTGGAGGCCGCCGCCATCGCCTTGCGCAGGCGCGGCAGGCCTGGCAGAGGGGTGTAGTGATGGTTGCTGCCGCGGACGGCGTTGACGCAGGCCTCGATCGTCTCAGAGGGCGTGTCGAAGTCGTGATCTCCGACCGAGAGCACGATGATGTCCTCGCCGGCCGCCCTGCGGGTCCAGGCGGCGAAATGGACTTCCCAGCCATCCTTGCCCGAAGGCACGATGCCGGTAATGCGCTTCGATGGTTTTGGCATTCTAGAACCTTTCCCGACCATATCGGCCGCATTCTGACGGGCTATTTTGCGCCAATTCCGGCGCAAAGCCCCTTGTGCGTACCGCCGGTACGCCCTGCGGTTCTTCGCTTGATCTTGTCACAAAATTCCTCCGCCAGAATGGACCGCCACGGCCGGGAAAGGTCCTAAGCTCTCAACCTCTCATTCTTCGGATCCCAGAGCGGCTCGTCCTTCTGCACCACCGCCTTGAAGCGGTCGCCGAAGATCTCGACCTCGATCGCCGTGCCCGGCTCGGCAAGGTCGGCGCGGAGCATGCCGAGCGCGATGGATTTGTCGACACGGTGACCCCAGCCGCCCGAAGTCGTCTCGCCGACGATGCTGCCGCCATGCCAGAGCGTCGACATATAGGGCGCATCGCAATCGCCGGGGTTCTCGACGACAAGCGTGACGAAGCGCTTCTTCACGCCCTGCTGCTTTTCATTGAGCAGCGCCGCCTTGCCGCGGAAGTCGGGCTTGTCCCATTTGACGAAGCGCTCCAGCCCGCCCTGCAGGATCGAATAGTCGGTCGACAGATCGCCCTTCCAGGCGCGGTAGCCTTTTTCCAGCCGCAGCGAATCCAGCGCATACATGCCGAAGGGTTTTAACCCATGCTTCTGGCCGGCGGCCCAGACCGCGTCGAACACGGTGGCTGTGTCTGCCACCTTGGTGTGGATCTCCCAGCCGAGCTCGCCGGCGAAGGAGACGCGCACCAGCTTCGCCCAGCGCCCGGCGACGGTCGTTTCCTGATGGGTCAGCCAGGGCAGCGTCAGATCGGCGGCGCAAACCTCGGCAAGGATGGCGCGCGAGTTCGGGCCGGCGAGGATCTGTGTCGAGTATTCCTCTGTGCGATCGGTCAGCGTGAAGGCCGCATCGGCCGGCATGCGCGACTTCAGCCATTCGAAATCGTGCCACTGCGCCACCGCCGCGGTGATCAGCGTCATCTGGTCTTCACCATGGCGCACGACCGACATTTCGGTGACGATGCGGCCCTTGTCGTCGGCAAAATAGACGAGGCCGATACGGCCGGGTTTCGGCACGGGGCCGGTGACCTGCAGCGCCAGCCATTCGGCGGCGCCCGGACCTTCGAGGTTGAAGCGCGAGAAGCCGGGCAGGTCGAGGATGCCGGCGGCGTCGCGCACGGCCAGGCATTCCTCTCGCACACGCTGCTGCCATGGTCCGTCGCGGCGGAAGGTCAGCGTCGATTCCTCCGAAATGTCGTCGCCGGGCTTCGCATACCAGGTAGCGCGCTCCCAGCCGTTGTAGGCGTCGAACTGGCCGCCGAGCGCCTTGATACGATCATGCAGCGGTGAGTGTTTGCGGTCGCGCCCGGCCGGCCAGGCATGGCGCGGGAACTGGATGGCGTATTCATTGCCGTAGATCTCCAGGCCCTTGGCGACACAATAGTCAGGAGCGGACGCGAAGGCGGTGAAGCGGCGTGGGTCGCAGGACCACATGTCCCATTCCGTCTGACCCTCGGTCACCCATTCGGCCAGCACCTTGCCGGCGCCGCCGCCTTGCGCGATGCCGAAAGTGAAGACGCAGGCCTCGAAGGCATTCGGCACGCCGGGCATCGGTCCGATCAGCGGGTTGCCGTCGGGCGCGTAGGGGATCGGGCCGTTGATGACCTTGGAGAGGCCGGCGGTGCCAAGGATCGGCACGCGGGCGACGGCGTCGGCGAGATAATGCTCCAGCCGGTCGAGGTCGTCGGGGAAGAGCTGGAAGGAAAAATCCTCCGGCATGGGATCGTTATGCGTCGCCCAGTGCGCGCGGCAATTGCGCTCATAGGGGCCGAGATTCATGCCGGTCTTTTCCTGGCGCAGATAATAGGACGTGTCGACATCGCGCAGCAACGGCAGCTTATGCCCCTGTTCCTTCGTCCAGGCGGCCAGCTCAGGGATCTCCTCGAACAATATGTACTGATGGCTCATCACCATCATCGGCACTTCGCGGCCGAACATTTTTCCAACTTCGGCGGCGCGGTAGCCGGCCGCGTTGATGACGATCTCGCAGCGGATTTCGCCCTGCGGCGTCGCGACCACCCATTCGCTGTTCTCGCGGCGAACGCCGGTGACCGGGCAGAAGCGGATAATTTTGGCGCCCATGTCGCGCGCGCCCTTGGCAAGCGCCTGCGTCAGCTGCGCCGGGTCGATATCGCCGTCGCTCGGATCGTAGAGCGCGCCCTCCAGCTCGTGCGTCTCAATGAAGGGATAGCGCCGCTTGATCTCGTCGAGGCCGACGACATCGATGTCCATGCCCTGGTAGCGGCCCATGCCCTTGGCGCGCTGGAACTCCTGCATGCGCTCCTTGGTGTGGGCGAGTCTGAGCGAGCCGGTGACATGGTAGTTCATCGGATAGTCGACCGCTTCGGCCAAACCCCGGTAGAGCTCTGTCGAGTAGCGCTGCATGTTCATCAGCGACCATGACGAGGAAAAGGTCGGCACATTGCCGGCGGCGTGCCAGGTCGAGCCGGAGGTCAGCTCGTTCTTCTCCAACAGCACGCAGTCGGTCCAGCCGGCCTTGCAGAGATGGTAGAGCGAGGAGGCGCCGACGACACCGCCCCCGATGATCACCACGCGCGCCGTGGTCGGCAAACCGGCCATGTTTCTTCCTCCCAAGCTCCAACTCAATATACCGGCGGCGAAACCACCCAGATGACTACTGCCGGCTCGGCGCCCGGATTGCGCCAGCGAAACGGCTTGCCTTCGAAGCGGAACGAGTCGCCTTCGCCGAGCTGATGCCAAATGCCGCCGATCTCGATCTCGAAGGTGCCCGACACGACATAGCCCGCTTCCTCGGTCGGACGGCGCGCTTCGGTCTTCAGTTCGGCGCCCGGCGCGAAGACCGAGCGCAGCATCTCGAAGCTACCGCCGAGGTCGGGCGACAGAAGCTCCTCCACGAGGCCTGATTCGCTTGTGCCAAGCGAGCGGCGGCTGCCCGCGCGCACAACCACGCCGCGTTCCTTCTCGACAGGCACGTCATGGCTGAAGAACAGGCTGAGCGGCACGCCGAAGAGCTCGGCGAAGGCTCTGAGATCGCCGAGCGAAGGAACCGAAAGTCCGCGCTCGACCTGGCTGACCCAGCCGACGGAGCGGCCGAGCTTGAACGCGATCTCGCTGAGCGTCAGCCCGCGCGCCTTGCGCAGCGCACGGATATCGCCGGCAAGCAGCCGCTCGCCATTGTCCTGCTCCGGTCTGACGGCGGTCGAGGCCAATCGTGAACTCGTGAAAAAATATGAACAATTTTCATGTGAGGACAAACCAGTGAAAAAATCAAGCGGATTTTCATACGCTGCAAGATTTGCTTGCGCGATTTTGGCGCTTGATGCAAAGGCTGCCCTACGAACGGAGGGTGGGGCGTCCGATCGGGACCAATCTAGTTCTTGTGTCTGCGGATGGTCGTTTGCGGAAACCGGGTTCCGGCCATGCCTGAAGGGACGGCCCATGCTGGATAAGAATAGCCGGATCGCGCTCGATGCGGCGATCGTCGACGAGGCGATCATTTCGCGCCGATCCGTGCGCGCGTTTTTGCCCGACATGGTCGACGACGAGACGATCCGCGCCATCCTGACGGTGGCGGCGCGGGCGCCGTCAGGCACCAACATGCAGCCTTGGCGGGTCTATGTGACCAAGGGCGAGGTGAAGCAGCGCATCAGCGACGCCATCCTCAATTCCGGCATTCGTGCCGAGAAGGCGGAGTGGGACGAGTACCGCTACTATCCCGACCAGTTCTTCGAGCCTTATCTCAGCCGGCGCCGGGCCAACGGCTTCGGTCTCTACGGCGCGATCGGCATCGGCCGGCGCGAGGTCGACAAGATGCGCGCGCAGCACGATCGCAACTTCATCTTCTTCGACGCGCCGGTCGGCATGATCTTCACGGTCGACCGGCGGCTGAACAAGGGGTCGTGGATCGACTACGGCATGTTCCTGCAGAACATCATGGTCGCGGCGCGGGGCAGGGGGCTGCATACCTGTCCGCAAGCCGCCTTCGCACCCTACCACCGGCAGATCCGCCCGGTGCTCAACATTCCCGACGAGGAAGTCGTCGTCTGCGGCA
The window above is part of the Mesorhizobium sp. WSM4904 genome. Proteins encoded here:
- a CDS encoding NAD(P)H-dependent oxidoreductase encodes the protein MNILILYAHPVETSFNAGLHRTIVERLSVAGHTIDDCDLYAEDFDPRLTRAERLGYHGQREPNDAVAGYIERLQTAEALVLSFPVWNYGYPAILKGFFDRVFLPGVSFKLVDGKVRPTLHNIRKLAAVTTYGGSRFRAMLMGDPPRKIVKRMLRATIRPGAPVSYLAHYSMNLSTDQTRKAFMRKVAASMDAF
- a CDS encoding NAD(P)H-dependent oxidoreductase; its protein translation is MRVLVVYCHPVPESYCEAIRDTAIEVLTRRGWDVRLLDLYAENFNPVMSCEERRSYNDRAPEDPALEPHFEHLQWAEAILFIYPTWWYGLPAMLKGWFDRVWATDIAFKLPVGKGRITSLMRHVTKVGVITTCGAPTWWSVVVGQPGRKTILRGMRALCATRCKTFFLAHYLMDSSTPKSRAAFLGKVRARLERF
- a CDS encoding FAD-dependent oxidoreductase; the encoded protein is MTKTIPSKARAVIIGGGVSGCSVAYHLAKLGWTDIVLLERKQLTCGTTWHAAGLIGQLRASQNMTRLAKYSADLYVKLEAETGVGTGMRQVGSTTVALTQERKHEIYRQASLARAFDVDVREISPSEVKEMYPHLNVSDVVGAVHLPLDGQCDPANIAMALAKGARQRGATIIENMKVTKVHTKNGRVSGVSWAQGEDQGTIETDIVVNCAGMWARELGRQNGVTIPLHACEHFYLVTEPIPGLSRLPVLRVPDECAYYKEDAGKMMLGAFEPVAKPWGMDGIREDFCFDQLPEDMDHFEPILEMGVNRMPMLGTAGIHTFFNGPESFTPDDRYYLGEAPELSGYWMATGYNSIGIVSSGGAGMALAQWINDGEAPFDLWEVDIRRAQPFQKNRRYLKKRVSETLGLLYADHFPYRQMATSRGVRRSPLHEHLKVRGAVFGEVAGWERANWFARDGQEREYRYSWKRQNWFDNQREEHLAVRNGVGLFDMTSFGKIRVEGRDACSFLQRLCANDMDVAPGRIVYTQMLNAKGGIESDLTVTRLSETAYFLVVPGATLQRDLAWLRRHVAAEFVVITDVTAAEAVICLMGPDSRKLIQKVSPNDFSNEANPFGTFQEIEVGMGLARAHRVTYVGELGWEFYVSSDQAAHVFEAITEAGADVSLKLCGLHTLDSCRIEKAFRHFGHDITDEDNVLEAGLGFAVKTSKPDFIGRDAVLRKKEAGLSRRLVQFRLKDPEPLLFHNEAILRDGRIVGPITSGNYGHHLGGAIGLGYVPCQGESEADMLGSSYEVEIAGARFAAEASLKPMYDPKAERVKM
- a CDS encoding pyridoxal phosphate-dependent aminotransferase, whose protein sequence is MPKPSKRITGIVPSGKDGWEVHFAAWTRRAAGEDIIVLSVGDHDFDTPSETIEACVNAVRGSNHHYTPLPGLPRLRKAMAAASTACTGIPTEPDEIIATAGGQGALYAAVQGVLDAGDHAIVVAPYYATYPNTFSAAGAGFTVVETPAEDGFQPHADMIRAALRPNTRAILINTPNNPTGAVYSRERLEELAEICKERDLWLLSDEVYWTLGGGEHISPRSLPGMAERTLVINSMSKSHGMTGWRMGWLTGPKAMIALITDLNLVTTYGLPAFISIACAEALENHYGVKEIAERYAARRTVFLNAIHGANELTVHGSEGGMYVMLDISAVEPDDEKFAWALLDKEKVGVMPGSSFGEAAAGHIRISLCQPEPVLQEAALRVRRFASNYRREAA
- a CDS encoding FAD-dependent oxidoreductase → MAGLPTTARVVIIGGGVVGASSLYHLCKAGWTDCVLLEKNELTSGSTWHAAGNVPTFSSSWSLMNMQRYSTELYRGLAEAVDYPMNYHVTGSLRLAHTKERMQEFQRAKGMGRYQGMDIDVVGLDEIKRRYPFIETHELEGALYDPSDGDIDPAQLTQALAKGARDMGAKIIRFCPVTGVRRENSEWVVATPQGEIRCEIVINAAGYRAAEVGKMFGREVPMMVMSHQYILFEEIPELAAWTKEQGHKLPLLRDVDTSYYLRQEKTGMNLGPYERNCRAHWATHNDPMPEDFSFQLFPDDLDRLEHYLADAVARVPILGTAGLSKVINGPIPYAPDGNPLIGPMPGVPNAFEACVFTFGIAQGGGAGKVLAEWVTEGQTEWDMWSCDPRRFTAFASAPDYCVAKGLEIYGNEYAIQFPRHAWPAGRDRKHSPLHDRIKALGGQFDAYNGWERATWYAKPGDDISEESTLTFRRDGPWQQRVREECLAVRDAAGILDLPGFSRFNLEGPGAAEWLALQVTGPVPKPGRIGLVYFADDKGRIVTEMSVVRHGEDQMTLITAAVAQWHDFEWLKSRMPADAAFTLTDRTEEYSTQILAGPNSRAILAEVCAADLTLPWLTHQETTVAGRWAKLVRVSFAGELGWEIHTKVADTATVFDAVWAAGQKHGLKPFGMYALDSLRLEKGYRAWKGDLSTDYSILQGGLERFVKWDKPDFRGKAALLNEKQQGVKKRFVTLVVENPGDCDAPYMSTLWHGGSIVGETTSGGWGHRVDKSIALGMLRADLAEPGTAIEVEIFGDRFKAVVQKDEPLWDPKNERLRA
- a CDS encoding XRE family transcriptional regulator; amino-acid sequence: MASTAVRPEQDNGERLLAGDIRALRKARGLTLSEIAFKLGRSVGWVSQVERGLSVPSLGDLRAFAELFGVPLSLFFSHDVPVEKERGVVVRAGSRRSLGTSESGLVEELLSPDLGGSFEMLRSVFAPGAELKTEARRPTEEAGYVVSGTFEIEIGGIWHQLGEGDSFRFEGKPFRWRNPGAEPAVVIWVVSPPVY
- a CDS encoding nitroreductase, producing the protein MLDKNSRIALDAAIVDEAIISRRSVRAFLPDMVDDETIRAILTVAARAPSGTNMQPWRVYVTKGEVKQRISDAILNSGIRAEKAEWDEYRYYPDQFFEPYLSRRRANGFGLYGAIGIGRREVDKMRAQHDRNFIFFDAPVGMIFTVDRRLNKGSWIDYGMFLQNIMVAARGRGLHTCPQAAFAPYHRQIRPVLNIPDEEVVVCGMALGYEDNSKPENEFRTDRAPLEEWVTFAE